The following coding sequences are from one Salvia hispanica cultivar TCC Black 2014 chromosome 3, UniMelb_Shisp_WGS_1.0, whole genome shotgun sequence window:
- the LOC125210430 gene encoding receptor protein kinase-like protein ZAR1: protein MAITSSSEFRLRCTRHPREANSKTKITIHLYCLENIHTNPTSFLSKHLSLQAPRFSLAKTFHDQHPIISTTILKKIESFTTPQQKKFESLRLHTLEKMSIETLLKLICCFTISLCISLTSSLNSDALALLALKSAISEDPRNAVVSWSYSGSSPCKWAGIICDEAHDRVTSISLSGYHLKGYVPSEIGALAFLSSLDLSHNNFSGPLPQQITNLQSLVHLDISSNNFSGSLPEGLSNLGNLRGTLNLSCNSFSGSIPASLGRLPMTVSLDLRRNNLTGEIPQVGSLLNQGPTAFSGNPLLCGFPSNTLCAERQNRNPIKPGVSSNGLPASEKAKMKSGMATTVSVICGVSVAAMGMVFVSVWLMKKRRKMEEEKMVREKAEREKGQKGKFVVVDEGFGLELEDLLRASAYVLGKGRNGIVYKVVVPGGSGRAPVVATVRRLGEGSGETGAWRMKDFEAIAKVKHPNIVRLKAYYYASDEKLLVSQFIENGSLHNALHGSGGITPLSWAARLGIAQGAARGLMHIHESRKHVHGSIRTSKILLDRDLKPYISGFGLPRLVATSSAGGKFTQRDDVYSFGVVLLEILTGRLQESEGGGVEGLVRRVFREERPLSEIIDPSLMHEIRAKPQIVAMFHIALSCTEIDPELRPKMRMVSFSLDCIKLE, encoded by the exons atggccataacttcttcatccgagttccgattgaggTGTACAAGGCATCCACGCGAAGCTAattcaaagacgaagataacgata cATCTATATTGCCTCGAAAATATCCATACAAATCCCACATCCTTTCTATCTAAACATCTCTCTCTGCAAGCTCCTCGTTTCAGTCTCGCCAAAACATTTCACGATCAGCATCCCATTATCTCCACCACAATCCTCaaaaagattgaatctttCACCACCCCACAACAAAAAAAGTTTGAATCTTTACGTCTTCACACACTAGAAAAAATGAGCATTGAAACCTTGCTGAAGCTCATTTGCTGCTTCACTATCTCTCTCTGCATCTCTCTCACTTCCTCATTGAACTCAGACGCCCTCGCGCTTCTAGCGCTGAAATCCGCAATCTCAGAAGACCCCAGAAACGCCGTCGTTTCATGGTCCTACTCCGGTTCATCCCCTTGCAAATGGGCTGGGATAATCTGCGACGAAGCCCACGACAGAGTCACCTCCATTTCACTCTCCGGCTACCATCTCAAGGGCTACGTTCCGTCAGAAATCGGCGCGCTTgcatttctctcttctctcgaTCTCTCGCACAACAATTTCAGCGGACCTCTGCCGCAACAGATAACCAATCTTCAAAGCCTTGTTCACCTCGACATTTCGTCGAACAATTTCAGTGGTTCCCTCCCTGAAGGGCTGAGCAATTTGGGGAATTTGAGGGGGACGTTGAATTTGTCGTGCAATTCATTTTCCGGCTCGATTCCGGCGAGTTTGGGGCGGCTTCCGATGACGGTAAGTCTCGATTTGCGGCGGAATAACCTCACCGGAGAGATTCCTCAGGTTGGATCGCTGCTGAATCAGGGCCCAACTGCGTTTTCCGGAAACCCTCTTCTCTGCGGATTTCCGTCGAACACGTTGTGTGCGGAGAGGCAAAATCGGAATCCGATCAAACCCGGCGTTTCCTCAAACGGGTTGCCTGCAAGTGAGAAGGCGAAGATGAAAAGCGGGATGGCGACGACGGTTTCCGTAATCTGTGGCGTTTCCGTGGCGGCGATGGGGATGGTGTTTGTTTCAGTGTGGCtgatgaagaagaggaggaagatgGAGGAGGAGAAAATGGTGAGAGAGAAAgcggagagagagaaggggcaAAAGGGTAAATTCGTGGTTGTGGATGAAGGTTTTGGTTTGGAGTTGGAGGATTTGTTGAGGGCTTCGGCTTATGTTTTAGGGAAGGGTAGGAACGGGATAGTGTATAAAGTTGTGGTCCCGGGCGGGTCGGGTCGGGCGCCGGTCGTGGCCACGGTGAGGCGGCTGGGCGAGGGTTCGGGTGAGACGGGGGCGTGGCGGATGAAGGATTTCGAGGCGATTGCGAAGGTGAAGCATCCCAACATTGTGAGGCTCAAGGCCTATTACTATGCGAGTGATGAGAAGTTGCTTGTTTCTCAATTTATTGAGAATGGAAGCTTGCACAATGCTTTACATG GAAGTGGTGGCATCACTCCTTTGTCATGGGCTGCAAGGCTCGGGATAGCTCAGGGGGCAGCAAGAGGCCTAATGCACATCCACGAAAGCCGAAAACACGTCCACGGCAGCATCAGGACATCGAAGATCCTCCTCGACCGCGACCTCAAGCCTTACATCTCCGGGTTCGGCCTGCCTCGCCTCGTTGCAACTTCATCGGCGGGTGGAAAGTTCACTCAAAGAGACGACGTTTACTCCTTTGGGGTCGTGCTGCTAGAGATTCTAACGGGGCGGCTGCAAGAGAGCGAAGGTGGGGGGGTCGAGGGCCTCGTGAGGAGGGTCTTTCGCGAGGAGAGGCCGTTGTCAGAGATCATAGACCCGTCTCTCATGCACGAGATTCGTGCCAAGCCACAGATCGTTGCGATGTTTCACATTGCGTTGAGCTGCACTGAGATAGATCCTGAGTTGAGACCAAAGATGAGAATGGTGTCTTTTAGTCTTGATTGCATCAAATTGGAGTGA
- the LOC125211847 gene encoding protein cornichon homolog 1-like: MDWLPFLWIIFTLLNLTLLGLNFYEFLGFSDLEADYLNPYELSSRINYVIVPEYLLHGALCVLFLMTGHWIMFLLSLPTAYYNLKQYLSNKHLVDVTEVFKVVNTEKKARLIKLAFYVIFFGLVITRLALSIVHAVFADDDDVVAWSTIY; this comes from the exons ATGGATTGGTTACCATTTCTCTGGATAATTTTCACACTCCTTAACCTCACTCTATTgggattaaatttttatgag TTCTTAGGGTTCTCAGATTTGGAGGCTGACTATTTGAATCCCTATGAATTATCATCTCGTATCAACTACGTGATTGTGCCCGAGTATTTGTTGCATGGCGCGTTGTGCGTTCTCTTTCTCATGACGGGGCATTGGATCATGTTCTTGCTCTCGCTGCCTACTGCATACTATAATCTCAAGCA GTACCTATCAAACAAACATCTTGTCGATGTCACTGAAGTCTTCAAAGTAGTGAATACTGAGAAAAAAGCCCGTCTTATAAAGCTGGCATTTTATGTCATCTTCTTTGGTCTGGTCATCACAAG GCTTGCGTTGTCAATTGTGCACGCTGTATTTGCTgacgatgatgatgttgtGGCTTGGTCGACTATATATTGA
- the LOC125213391 gene encoding transcription factor bHLH48-like, translated as MQPNVEAVQPQFRSGISGEKTGGMGFVFDDLIPDLQETDGTSFTALLELPPPQAVELLVKEDSPAKTMPLPIFPSNIALIDRASLFSVFASADNPPDRTNILSVSSSMKIDSVKQEPLEPEYHRNSSSPAVSNQSLKSIKRKEREKKVKKSSKKVVANEASDGSGEQLPYVHVRARRGQATDSHSLAERARREKINARMKLLQDLVPGCNKISGTAMVLDEIINHVQALQRQVEFLSMRLAAVNPRIDFNLEALLAVDSESSIDNSYLGMFPPSIWPEGQMNGSRQQQPWLIDGLNLPSMGRVDDTSNFITPENSLLSYDSPANSGAETLHLSQLKMEL; from the exons ATGCAGCCAAATGTTGAAGCGGTTCAACCGCAATTTAGATCCGGAATATCCGGAGAGAAAACTGGGGGGATGGGGTTCGTTTTCGACGACCTGATCCCTGACCTGCAGGAAACGGACGGCACGTCTTTCACGGCGCTTCTCGAGCTACCGCCGCCGCAAGCTGTGGAGCTCCTGGTCAAGGAGGATTCGCCGGCGAAAACCATGCCGCTGCCGATTTTTCCTTCCAATATTGCCCTAATTGACCGCGCCTCGTTGTTTTCCGTATTTGCTTCAGCCGATAATCCGCCGGATAGAACGAACATTTTGTCGGTTTCGAGCTCAATGAAGATCGATTCGGTGAAGCAGGAGCCGCTGGAGCCAGAGTATCACCGGAATTCTTCTTCGCCGGCGGTTTCAAATCAGAGCTTGAAGTCCATCAAGCGAAAGGAGAGGGAGAAAAAG GTGaaaaaatcaagcaaaaaaGTGGTAGCAAATGAAGCGTCTGATGGCAGTGGCGAGCAGCTGCCGTACGTTCATGTCAGAGCTCGCCGTGGCCAGGCCACTGACAGCCATAGCTTAGCTGAAAGA GCCCGGAGGGAGAAAATCAATGCGAGAATGAAGCTGTTACAGGACCTGGTCCCAGGGTGTAACAAG ATTTCAGGTACTGCAATGGTGCTCGATGAGATAATAAATCATGTGCAAGCTCTTCAACGCCAAGTGGAG TTTTTATCCATGAGACTTGCTGCTGTTAACCCAAGAATTGATTTCAACCTTGAAGCCCTCTTAGCCGTAGAT AGCGAATCATCCATTGATAACAGCTACCTGGGCATGTTTCCGCCATCCATTTGGCCGGAGGGGCAAATGAACGGCAGCAGACAACAACAGCCATGGCTCATCGATGGACTTAACCTGCCTTCCATGGGCAGGGTAGACGACACCTCTAACTTCATTACCCCAGAGAACTCACTGCTAAGCTACGACTCTCCTGCAAATTCAGGTGCAGAGACGCTGCACCTGAGCCAGCTGAAAATGGAGCTTTGA
- the LOC125216508 gene encoding ras-related protein RABA4d-like: protein MSNFGGDFNQKIDYVFKVVLIGDSAVGKSQLLSRFARNEFNLESKATIGVEFQTKSLIIDQKTVKAQIWDTAGQERYRAVTSAYYRGAVGAMLVYDIAKRQSFDHMARWLEELRGHADKNIVIMLIGNKSDLGTLRAVPTEDAQEFAERENLYFMETSALQATNVEGAFMTILTEIYRIVSKKALAANGEYSKSTSLKGTAIIVSGQGETQSKSGCCT, encoded by the exons ATGTCAAATTTTGGAGGGGATTTTAATCAGAAGATTGATTATGTGTTCAAGGTGGTGTTGATAGGGGATTCCGCGGTGGGGAAATCGCAGTTGCTGTCTAGGTTTGCGAGGAATGAATTTAACTTGGAATCGAAGGCCACAATTGGGGTTGAATTCCAAACCAAGTCACTTATCATCGATCAGAAAACTGTAAAGGCACAGATTTGGGACACTGCGGGTCAAGAGAG GTATCGAGCGGTGACGAGTGCATACTACAGAGGCGCGGTTGGTGCAATGCTGGTATACGACATAGCAAAACGCCAATCCTTTGATCACATGGCGAGATGGCTGGAGGAGCTGAGAGGGCATGCTGACAAGAACATCGTGATAATGCTGATCGGGAACAAGTCCGATTTAGGGACACTCCGAGCAGTCCCCACAGAGGATGCTCAGGAGTTTGCTGAGAGGGAGAATCTCTACTTCATGGAGACGTCAGCTCTTCAAGCAACGAATGTGGAGGGCGCGTTCATGACCATTCTCACGGAGATATATCGGATTGTGAGCAAGAAAGCTCTGGCTGCCAATGGCGAATATTCGAAGTCGACATCTTTGAAGGGGACTGCCATCATTGTCAGTGGTCAAGGAGAGACACAGTCTAAGTCTGGTTGTTGCACATGA
- the LOC125212609 gene encoding late embryogenesis abundant protein 46-like → MQSLKEAATNVADAAKSTVGEQDKPGEAGGGSYSYSASTGEAGQSTAGHQMSALPGHGTREPTGQVVEGTVKSHPIGKATGGAGRPTTAHNTHAGGDTGMGYGTGGGYSG, encoded by the exons ATGCAATCACTAAAGGAAGCCGCAACGAATGTCGCCGACGCCGCCAAGTCCACCGTCGGAGAACAG GATAAGCCCGGCGAGGCGGGCGGAGGGTCGTACTCGTACTCAGCCTCAACCGGTGAGGCCGGGCAGTCGACTGCGGGGCACCAGATGTCGGCATTGCCCGGACATGGCACCCGAGAGCCCACCGGGCAGGTGGTGGAGGGAACGGTCAAGTCTCACCCAATTGGGAAGGCCACAGGTGGCGCGGGGCGGCCGACCACCGCTCACAACACGCATGCCGGTGGTGACACCGGCATGGGATATGGCACCGGCGGTGGTTATAGCGGCTAG
- the LOC125213392 gene encoding zinc finger A20 and AN1 domain-containing stress-associated protein 8-like: MESSKETGYQPREGPILCINNCGFFGSAATMNMCSKCHKDMVLKQQQAQFAAASIENMVNGSINQKEPLPVDVSVEVELKLASPQPNPNPEPSEPKPKEGPSRCNTCRKRVGLTGFSCRCGNLFCSVHRYSDKHECPFDYRSAAQEAIAKANPLVKAEKLDKI, translated from the coding sequence ATGGAGTCTTCCAAGGAGACCGGCTACCAACCTCGAGAAGGCCCGATTCTCTGCATCAACAACTGCGGCTTTTTCGGGAGCGCAGCTACGATGAATATGTGCTCCAAGTGCCATAAAGACATGGTTTTGAAACAGCAGCAGGCCCAGTTTGCCGCGGCATCCATCGAGAATATGGTCAACGGCAGCATCAATCAGAAGGAGCCTCTTCCAGTGGATGTGAGTGTGGAAGTCGAATTAAAACTCGCTTCCCCTCAACCGAACCCCAACCCGGAGCCGAGCGAGCCGAAGCCAAAGGAGGGACCTAGCAGGTGCAACACCTGCCGCAAGCGCGTGGGCCTGACCGGATTCAGTTGTAGGTGCGGGAACCTCTTCTGCTCGGTGCACCGCTACTCGGACAAACACGAGTGCCCGTTCGATTACCGGTCAGCCGCTCAAGAAGCCATAGCGAAGGCGAACCCCCTCGTCAAAGCTGAAAAGCTCGACAAGATCTGA